Proteins encoded together in one Myxococcales bacterium window:
- a CDS encoding tetratricopeptide repeat protein → MARLRRVGSPFAPALRAALALVLVSVAGCAHESAADRQLARLQEDMGRLTSERDGFEKRLTALEGARTDAPRPKGDDAQDSPGARVDPSAPPTSDDPEDGSPRPSIKVQGQPGFGKARSRRDDPQPDLAAAADPSGSRPSALDPAARKAYDEALEKARSGRHREGLEKMSAFLVKWPDHPYADNAMYWRAECLAALGEPQKAIAELEGLVSRFPLGNKVPDALSKLSLLYERQGDAAKAKAASDRLERDFPKSDAAKRRARKSSDRGHERPKDVP, encoded by the coding sequence GCCGGATGCGCACACGAGTCGGCCGCGGATCGGCAGCTCGCGCGCCTCCAAGAAGACATGGGGCGCCTCACCAGCGAACGCGATGGCTTCGAGAAGCGTCTCACCGCGCTCGAAGGCGCGCGCACCGACGCCCCACGTCCGAAGGGAGACGACGCCCAGGACTCGCCGGGCGCGCGGGTCGATCCGTCGGCGCCCCCCACGTCCGACGACCCCGAGGACGGCTCCCCGCGCCCGTCGATCAAGGTCCAGGGGCAGCCAGGCTTCGGCAAAGCTCGCTCGCGCCGCGACGACCCTCAACCCGACCTCGCCGCGGCCGCGGATCCGTCGGGCTCCCGCCCGAGCGCGCTCGATCCTGCCGCACGAAAAGCCTACGACGAGGCCCTCGAGAAGGCTCGCTCGGGGCGGCATCGCGAGGGGCTCGAGAAGATGTCGGCCTTCCTCGTGAAGTGGCCCGATCACCCCTACGCCGACAACGCGATGTACTGGCGTGCCGAGTGCCTCGCCGCGCTCGGTGAGCCTCAGAAGGCGATCGCCGAGCTCGAGGGCCTCGTGTCGCGTTTCCCGCTCGGCAACAAGGTCCCCGACGCGCTGTCGAAGCTCTCCCTCCTCTACGAACGACAGGGCGACGCGGCCAAGGCAAAGGCCGCATCGGATCGCCTCGAGCGTGATTTCCCGAAGAGCGACGCGGCCAAGCGCCGCGCACGCAAATCCTCCGATCGTGGGCACGAGAGGCCCAAGGACGTCCCATGA